The genomic region AGCTCTTGAAACGCGTAGACCGCTTCCAGAATGGACGGCGGATTTCCAACGAGTATGACCTTTCGCCGCTGGTCGAGCGGATCAAGGCAATCTCGCTCGATATGGCTCAAGCAAAGGAAGAGGCAGACCAGGCCAAGAGAAAGGCGGTTCGCCCAGGGACCCGAAAGCGCACAAAGGCAACGGTATAAAGGAGACCGAGATGAGCATGGGCTTATACGAATACATCTCTCTTGCGGTGGCTGTGGCCGGCCTCCTTGTTGCGGTTCTGCAGCTGCGTTCGCGTCGCTGACGGAAACGAGCAGGGCCGCCCCTTTGGCGGCCCCTCGATAAATCTGCGATAGGGCCTTACGCTACCCGCAGATCTACTGGTTTGAGCTCCTGGAGCGCGTGCAGATATGCGACGGCACGCTGCGCATGGGCGGCGGCCTGGAAGATGGCCCGTTTGTCATCCGTCAGCACTTTCAGCCAAGACTGAAGGTAGGAGGCATGGTCCGGCCGCGGCTCGAGTTCGGGAACGATCCCGAGGTCGGCGCAGAGGAAGCAACTCCCGAGTTCCGCAATGAGCTCTTCACGAGCTCGCTCTGTCCGATCTTTTGCATAGCGCGACAGGTCACGGCCGACGCGATGCTCTGCCGCCGTCCAGTGCGTCGCCTCATGGCTGAGGACGGCTGCATAACCGGCAGCATCGCGGAACGCCTCAAAGGGCGGCATCTGAATATAGTCCATGACAGGCGAGTAGTAAGCCTGATTGCCACCATGCCGGATGATTGCGCCCGTCGCTTTGAAGAAGCGATCGGCGCTCTCGAGGCGCTCGACAGGATCCCGAACCCTGGCTGGCGGGGCATAGTAGGTGTCTGGCAACCCATCGATCTGCTCGATATTGAACACCGAATACGCCTTTAGGAATGGGATTTCCCGATCGACATCGTTGCCGCTCTTGTCGGCCACCGATTTGGTGAAGCGACTGGCGAAGACGACCGTCGAGCCCGTTTCGCCCTT from Rhizobium sp. CC-YZS058 harbors:
- a CDS encoding ArdC family protein — encoded protein: MVRKTETDRIDIYTRITERIVEDLEQGVRPWIKPWSAANTDGRITRPVRHNVLPYSGMNVLLLWSEQVSRGFSSSMWMTFKQALELGGAVRKGETGSTVVFASRFTKSVADKSGNDVDREIPFLKAYSVFNIEQIDGLPDTYYAPPARVRDPVERLESADRFFKATGAIIRHGGNQAYYSPVMDYIQMPPFEAFRDAAGYAAVLSHEATHWTAAEHRVGRDLSRYAKDRTERAREELIAELGSCFLCADLGIVPELEPRPDHASYLQSWLKVLTDDKRAIFQAAAHAQRAVAYLHALQELKPVDLRVA